A part of Maridesulfovibrio hydrothermalis AM13 = DSM 14728 genomic DNA contains:
- a CDS encoding LysM peptidoglycan-binding domain-containing protein gives MTTVKKDKGSKMLNSLRLIALLAIVSLFAGCAAKTAPVAEKEISEPTVQVEEVLDVEVADSGVEPLDPELEAAPQDSGELTPEEEKVLYSSSGIYFNLDEHDTKEVQQYFGFFTHKARKTFTRWLKRSEPFLPYVRQVLKDNDIPEDLAMLPFAESGYNAWAYSRVGAGGMWQFMPYTGRKFGLRVDWWVDERRDPFKSTHAAVAYLKVLHNMFGDWHLALAAYNAGEGKIGRALKKTGCDNFFDLTKNNYKLSRRYRLRAETKNYVPKFIAISKIFKNLEELGFDKIDWNNGIQVETVKVPGGTDLLALAKACGLKWSEFNKLNPHFRRQVSPPDGTINAYLPERVMANAADYLESPSSRPFAGYKRYKIRKGDSWYRIANRYAVPIAVLKSVNNRKSNLIKPGQYIMIPGKGSKTAVYTSKTSKTRRTARSRANYRVRKGDTLWDIASRYKVSVRTLKRANGMYSSRLKIGQKLYIPDNSARRSAKSIAKAENIKQQTVNYRVRRGDNLSKIARRFGVRVSSLMKWNRLNSKSIIRPGDKIKVYVR, from the coding sequence ATGACTACTGTCAAAAAAGACAAGGGGTCGAAGATGCTGAATTCGCTCCGTTTAATTGCACTTCTGGCTATTGTTTCACTTTTTGCAGGTTGTGCTGCCAAGACTGCACCTGTTGCGGAAAAAGAGATTTCCGAGCCTACGGTTCAGGTTGAAGAAGTTCTTGATGTTGAGGTTGCTGATTCCGGCGTTGAACCTCTTGACCCTGAGCTTGAAGCTGCTCCGCAGGATTCCGGTGAACTTACACCTGAAGAAGAAAAAGTTCTTTATTCAAGCTCTGGAATTTACTTCAACCTTGATGAACATGACACTAAAGAAGTTCAACAGTACTTTGGATTCTTTACACATAAAGCGCGTAAAACTTTTACCCGCTGGTTGAAACGTTCTGAGCCATTTCTTCCCTACGTTCGTCAGGTTTTAAAGGATAATGATATTCCTGAAGATCTGGCCATGCTTCCTTTTGCAGAAAGCGGATATAACGCATGGGCTTATTCCCGCGTCGGAGCGGGGGGAATGTGGCAGTTCATGCCTTATACCGGTCGCAAGTTCGGTTTGCGGGTGGACTGGTGGGTTGATGAACGCAGAGATCCTTTTAAGTCAACTCATGCAGCAGTTGCTTATCTGAAAGTTCTACATAACATGTTCGGTGACTGGCATCTCGCTCTGGCTGCTTACAATGCAGGTGAAGGTAAGATCGGTCGTGCGCTTAAAAAAACCGGCTGTGATAACTTTTTTGACCTGACTAAAAATAATTATAAACTCAGCAGACGTTACAGACTCAGGGCCGAGACTAAAAATTATGTACCGAAGTTCATAGCCATATCTAAAATTTTTAAAAACCTTGAAGAACTGGGTTTTGATAAAATAGATTGGAACAACGGTATTCAGGTTGAGACCGTAAAAGTTCCCGGCGGAACAGATTTACTTGCTCTGGCAAAGGCGTGCGGTCTGAAATGGAGTGAGTTTAACAAGCTTAACCCTCATTTCCGCAGACAGGTCAGCCCTCCTGATGGAACTATCAATGCCTATCTGCCTGAAAGAGTCATGGCCAATGCGGCTGATTATCTTGAATCACCCAGCTCACGCCCTTTTGCAGGATATAAACGCTACAAAATTCGTAAAGGTGATTCATGGTATCGCATAGCAAATCGCTACGCTGTTCCTATTGCCGTTCTCAAATCCGTCAATAATAGAAAGTCCAACCTTATCAAACCCGGTCAGTACATCATGATCCCGGGTAAAGGTTCCAAGACTGCCGTTTACACATCAAAAACAAGCAAAACCCGCCGCACTGCGCGCAGCAGAGCAAATTATCGGGTACGCAAAGGTGACACCCTCTGGGATATCGCCAGCCGTTATAAAGTCAGCGTGAGAACACTTAAACGCGCTAACGGTATGTATTCCTCCAGACTTAAAATCGGTCAAAAACTGTATATTCCTGATAACTCTGCACGCAGATCTGCAAAGTCAATTGCCAAAGCGGAGAATATCAAGCAGCAGACCGTCAACTACCGTGTCAGACGCGGTGACAACCTTTCTAAAATTGCCAGACGTTTCGGCGTAAGAGTGTCTTCACTTATGAAGTGGAACAGGCTGAACTCTAAAAGTATTATCCGCCCCGGTGATAAGATCAAGGTCTATGTCCGGTAA
- the rlmB gene encoding 23S rRNA (guanosine(2251)-2'-O)-methyltransferase RlmB — MKRHPKDDENTIIAGRNPVQEMLLDSPEKIDLLYLQKGRQDKNFERTIQRCKKFGIKYKIADKTELGRIFSGNHQGVIARVAGLSYTDFDDILESITQAPLPLLLVLDQVQDPGNIGVLARSLYALGGAGIVTARHGGAFLGPASVKASAGALTRLPVARVANIAQSLDKALDLGINVYGAGLAEDSFSAYTAELSGPAILVLGNEEKGIRFNVEKRCQNLIHIPFRRKFDSLNVAQAGAMLISEFSRRLS; from the coding sequence ATGAAAAGACACCCCAAAGATGACGAGAACACAATCATAGCGGGCCGTAATCCCGTTCAGGAAATGCTTTTAGACTCTCCCGAAAAGATTGACCTGCTTTACCTGCAAAAAGGTCGTCAGGATAAAAATTTCGAGCGGACTATCCAGAGATGCAAGAAATTCGGCATAAAATATAAAATCGCTGACAAAACTGAACTCGGCCGCATTTTCTCCGGCAACCATCAAGGCGTAATCGCCAGAGTAGCCGGGCTTTCATACACCGATTTCGATGATATACTTGAAAGCATAACTCAGGCCCCACTGCCTCTGCTGCTTGTTCTTGATCAGGTGCAAGACCCCGGCAACATCGGCGTTCTGGCCCGCTCGCTCTACGCTCTCGGAGGTGCTGGAATCGTGACAGCCCGTCACGGCGGAGCATTCCTCGGACCGGCTTCGGTAAAAGCAAGTGCGGGGGCGCTGACCCGTCTGCCGGTTGCCCGTGTAGCAAATATTGCGCAATCGCTGGACAAGGCACTCGATCTGGGCATCAATGTATACGGAGCGGGCTTGGCTGAAGATTCTTTTTCAGCATATACAGCTGAACTATCCGGACCTGCTATTCTGGTCCTTGGAAATGAAGAAAAAGGAATCCGTTTCAACGTGGAAAAACGGTGTCAAAACCTTATTCATATCCCGTTCCGCCGTAAATTTGACTCCCTGAACGTGGCTCAGGCCGGAGCAATGCTCATCAGCGAATTCTCAAGAAGACTTTCTTAA
- the fliQ gene encoding flagellar biosynthesis protein FliQ: MTPEFVIGFAKQSIELALTLALPMLLVGLVVGIFVSVIQAATQIQEMTLTFVPKIVSMFIALLFAFPWIMEKMIDFTRNIFLNLPNYIK, translated from the coding sequence ATGACTCCTGAATTTGTTATCGGATTTGCTAAGCAGTCTATCGAGCTGGCTTTGACTCTGGCCTTGCCTATGCTTCTTGTAGGTTTGGTTGTCGGTATTTTTGTATCTGTTATTCAGGCCGCAACGCAGATTCAGGAGATGACCCTGACCTTTGTTCCGAAGATTGTTTCCATGTTTATTGCGCTGCTTTTTGCTTTTCCGTGGATTATGGAAAAAATGATTGATTTTACACGCAATATTTTTTTGAACTTGCCGAACTATATAAAATAG
- the fliP gene encoding flagellar type III secretion system pore protein FliP (The bacterial flagellar biogenesis protein FliP forms a type III secretion system (T3SS)-type pore required for flagellar assembly.) yields MKATLPDTLKRKIPALLSLSAILLLVFPAIVFAQDQTIPTLTLNLAAGQDEPEQVAKMLEILFLLTVLGMAPSILLTMTSFTRIIIIFHFLRQAMGTQQMPPNQILASLAIFMTVVIMMPTGKAVNDTALQPYLNEEINFKDALDRAQIPIRKFMFKHTREKDLSIFYSITGDKRPETKEDVSTLLLIAAYTISELKTGFTIGFLIYIPFLILDMVIASILLAMGMMMLPPAMVSLPFKILLFIMVDGWTLITGSIVNTFM; encoded by the coding sequence ATGAAAGCGACTTTGCCGGATACCTTAAAAAGGAAAATTCCGGCTCTTCTGAGTCTTAGCGCAATTCTGCTGCTGGTATTCCCGGCGATTGTATTTGCTCAGGATCAGACCATACCGACCCTCACGTTGAATCTTGCCGCAGGGCAGGATGAACCTGAACAGGTCGCCAAGATGCTGGAAATTCTATTTCTGCTCACTGTTCTGGGTATGGCTCCGTCCATACTTTTGACCATGACATCGTTCACCAGAATTATTATTATTTTCCATTTTCTGCGTCAGGCAATGGGCACACAGCAGATGCCGCCCAACCAGATTCTTGCCTCTCTTGCCATCTTTATGACCGTGGTCATCATGATGCCGACAGGAAAAGCCGTCAATGACACTGCTCTGCAACCTTATCTTAACGAAGAGATAAATTTCAAAGACGCGCTCGACAGAGCACAGATTCCTATCCGGAAATTTATGTTCAAGCATACACGTGAGAAGGATCTGTCAATTTTTTATTCCATTACCGGTGATAAGCGGCCTGAAACTAAAGAAGATGTGAGCACTCTTCTTCTTATTGCAGCTTATACTATCAGTGAACTTAAAACCGGATTCACCATTGGATTTCTTATCTATATTCCGTTTCTGATTCTTGATATGGTTATTGCCAGTATTTTGCTGGCTATGGGTATGATGATGCTGCCGCCTGCGATGGTATCACTGCCGTTTAAAATATTGCTTTTTATCATGGTTGACGGCTGGACGCTGATTACAGGTTCCATCGTTAACACTTTTATGTGA
- the fliO gene encoding flagellar biosynthetic protein FliO, producing the protein MPNATALAPMVPDAGVGSLLKMSGALFFILAMLLLAYYVLRRFNFGSSFAGARRGNLQIVERLPLGQRQNVTVIKYRDCEMVLGVTQDKITLLHARDEGHAKNESDFAGYLKKENSGSSES; encoded by the coding sequence TTGCCTAACGCAACGGCTCTGGCTCCTATGGTTCCTGATGCCGGGGTGGGGTCTCTGCTTAAGATGTCAGGGGCGCTCTTTTTTATTTTGGCAATGCTTCTGCTTGCCTATTATGTTCTGCGCCGTTTTAATTTCGGCTCCTCCTTTGCGGGCGCAAGAAGAGGAAATTTGCAGATTGTTGAGCGTTTGCCGCTCGGACAGCGTCAAAATGTTACGGTAATCAAATATCGTGACTGCGAAATGGTGCTCGGTGTTACACAGGATAAAATTACTCTGCTCCACGCAAGGGATGAAGGGCATGCAAAGAATGAAAGCGACTTTGCCGGATACCTTAAAAAGGAAAATTCCGGCTCTTCTGAGTCTTAG
- the fliN gene encoding flagellar motor switch protein FliN, translated as MGEQDDEPGDAGAGSGGGGDEGLADEWAAALAEDTGDDIRKEKEQEFLRTQTRDVDFKDLTSEAKNPRHDGSRRDLDFILDIPLDVSAELGRSKMLINELLQLGTGSVVELSKLAGEPLEIYVNGKLVARGEAVVINEKFGIRLTDIISPIERVKHLA; from the coding sequence CTGGGTGAGCAGGATGATGAACCCGGTGATGCCGGCGCAGGCAGCGGCGGTGGAGGCGATGAGGGTCTTGCTGACGAATGGGCGGCAGCCCTTGCCGAAGATACCGGAGATGATATCCGGAAAGAAAAAGAGCAGGAATTTCTGCGTACTCAGACCAGAGATGTTGACTTCAAGGATCTCACCAGCGAGGCCAAAAATCCACGCCATGATGGTTCCAGACGGGATCTCGATTTTATTCTGGATATCCCGCTTGATGTTTCAGCAGAGCTTGGCCGTTCAAAAATGCTTATTAACGAACTTTTGCAGCTAGGGACCGGTTCCGTAGTGGAACTTTCCAAGCTGGCAGGCGAGCCTCTCGAAATTTATGTTAACGGCAAGCTTGTCGCTCGCGGGGAAGCTGTTGTTATTAATGAAAAATTCGGGATAAGACTTACTGATATCATCAGTCCGATCGAACGGGTGAAGCATCTTGCCTAA
- a CDS encoding flagellar basal body-associated FliL family protein, with protein sequence MADEKGEEPKKKGGLLKWIILLVLLLALGGGGFFAYQKFFAAPAEDAAEAPAAEEAAVDPDAPPLPGDGFNVTLPTFVVNLADPLGRRYLKLGIDVEVISEEAVAELSKKEPMVKDTLILLLSSKTYQDLSSMESKILLKKEIVDRLNQIMGGSKVLQVYFTDMVIQ encoded by the coding sequence ATGGCTGATGAAAAAGGCGAAGAGCCGAAAAAAAAAGGTGGACTTCTTAAGTGGATAATTCTCCTGGTGCTGCTTTTGGCTCTGGGTGGAGGCGGTTTTTTCGCTTATCAGAAGTTTTTTGCAGCACCGGCTGAAGATGCTGCTGAGGCTCCTGCGGCAGAAGAAGCAGCCGTTGATCCTGACGCTCCGCCGTTACCCGGTGACGGTTTCAATGTTACCTTGCCTACCTTTGTAGTTAACCTTGCTGATCCGCTGGGGCGCAGGTATCTCAAGCTCGGGATTGATGTTGAAGTCATAAGCGAAGAAGCGGTTGCAGAGCTTTCCAAAAAAGAGCCGATGGTCAAAGATACTCTTATTCTGCTGCTTTCCAGCAAGACTTATCAGGATCTTTCCAGTATGGAGAGTAAGATTCTTCTTAAAAAAGAAATTGTTGACCGTCTTAATCAGATTATGGGCGGTTCTAAAGTTTTACAGGTATATTTTACGGACATGGTTATCCAGTAG
- a CDS encoding OmpA family protein, which translates to MGRAKFKKPPEPGGAWLVTFSDLVTLLLTFFVLLLSMASMDHSFITRVTIMPAELGFLDKRGAGRVTAKVALVSQFLERPWEVLEKQNKIKDLLFPDDVLPPDMDRATLNENLKVLAKPEGVALVLTDKLMFPLGKSELDDSAKMLLYQFVPVLDYLGTANINIAGYTDNVGGMSPSNFKLSGDRAMAVLTFFVEQGISNTRLTVSAYGPTYPMYSNTTPEGRDQNRRVEILIKTTPHMGGY; encoded by the coding sequence ATGGGACGTGCTAAGTTTAAAAAACCGCCGGAGCCGGGAGGAGCGTGGCTGGTCACATTTTCGGATCTGGTTACCCTGCTTTTGACTTTTTTTGTGCTGTTACTGAGTATGGCTTCAATGGACCACAGTTTTATTACGCGGGTTACCATTATGCCTGCTGAGCTTGGATTTCTAGATAAACGCGGGGCGGGCAGAGTTACCGCAAAGGTTGCCTTGGTCAGCCAATTCCTTGAAAGACCGTGGGAAGTACTTGAAAAACAGAATAAAATTAAAGATCTGCTTTTTCCGGATGATGTACTTCCACCGGACATGGACCGGGCAACTTTGAATGAGAACTTAAAAGTTCTTGCTAAGCCGGAAGGGGTTGCCCTTGTGCTTACAGACAAGCTAATGTTTCCTTTGGGAAAGTCCGAGCTTGACGATAGTGCTAAAATGCTGCTCTACCAGTTTGTTCCTGTACTTGATTATCTGGGAACGGCGAATATTAATATTGCCGGTTATACAGATAATGTCGGCGGCATGAGTCCTTCCAATTTTAAGCTTTCTGGAGATAGGGCTATGGCGGTGCTTACTTTTTTTGTTGAGCAGGGAATCAGCAACACGCGTCTTACTGTTTCGGCTTATGGTCCCACTTACCCGATGTACAGCAATACCACACCGGAAGGCAGGGATCAGAACAGACGGGTTGAAATTTTGATTAAAACAACTCCCCATATGGGGGGGTATTAA
- a CDS encoding OmpA/MotB family protein has protein sequence MARAKKPKIPKGQPGWLITFSDLMTLMLTFFVLLVSMSVVDERRKLVVLGSIIGTFGFGSQGFDVLSQGDSRRTVAVGPMEIEGDLEPIKPLLWEFAEEDLRFESNRFVQILSIGADVLFTPDSTNISIEGSKILDTVLPVLKRVENPVLVAGHTSILRDELGEDYRVEDKDLTPDISWKISLSRSLAVYNYLVRSGMNPEMLKLEAFGKFRPRHSNLNPEGRKMNRRVDLVLDKRSAAVAREIKEYKPPVVKDKPFKFDDFVFPIDGSLEPGPKGQ, from the coding sequence ATGGCTAGAGCGAAAAAGCCGAAAATTCCGAAAGGACAGCCGGGATGGCTGATTACTTTCAGTGACCTGATGACCCTCATGCTTACCTTTTTTGTACTTTTGGTGAGTATGTCGGTTGTGGATGAACGGCGCAAGCTGGTTGTTCTGGGGTCTATTATCGGTACTTTCGGTTTTGGATCGCAGGGGTTTGATGTTCTTTCTCAGGGCGACTCCCGTAGAACGGTTGCAGTGGGGCCAATGGAAATTGAGGGTGACCTTGAACCTATCAAGCCTTTGCTCTGGGAGTTTGCTGAAGAAGATTTACGTTTTGAGTCAAATCGGTTCGTGCAGATTTTGTCTATCGGGGCTGATGTTCTTTTTACACCTGACAGCACCAATATCTCCATTGAAGGCAGCAAGATACTTGATACTGTACTGCCTGTGCTTAAAAGAGTAGAAAATCCGGTTCTTGTTGCCGGACATACTTCGATTCTGCGTGATGAGCTGGGCGAAGATTACCGGGTCGAAGATAAGGATCTTACTCCGGATATTTCTTGGAAAATTTCTTTGAGCAGGTCGCTTGCCGTCTATAATTATCTTGTGAGAAGTGGTATGAATCCAGAGATGCTCAAGCTTGAGGCTTTTGGAAAATTTCGTCCCCGCCATTCAAACCTTAATCCGGAAGGCCGCAAAATGAACCGCAGGGTTGATTTGGTTCTTGATAAAAGAAGTGCGGCGGTAGCGCGGGAAATAAAGGAATATAAGCCTCCTGTTGTAAAGGATAAACCCTTTAAATTTGATGACTTTGTATTCCCCATTGACGGTTCGCTTGAGCCGGGACCGAAAGGTCAGTGA
- a CDS encoding motility protein A, with translation MDLGTIIGIVLSFGLVLSAILVGSPLGIFISVPSLLIVVGGTIGASLVNYPMGHVVGVVGVIKKTFFSSLESPSDIIDKFMDFANRARREGILSLEPALKSIDDDFLRKGLQLTVDGLEPQVIQEILETEIQYLENRHEIGAEILKIFAEFAPAMGMIGTVIGLVQMLQTMSDPSTIGPAMAVALLTTLYGAILANLVFTPMSGKLKTRSKEEVLLREMVMEGIISISKGENPKIIEEKLNSFLPPKIRRITD, from the coding sequence ATGGATCTGGGTACAATTATAGGTATCGTTCTTTCATTCGGACTTGTGCTTTCGGCTATTCTGGTCGGAAGCCCGCTTGGTATTTTTATTTCTGTCCCCTCGTTGCTTATCGTTGTAGGGGGAACCATCGGGGCTTCTCTTGTTAACTATCCTATGGGCCATGTTGTGGGTGTTGTCGGAGTTATTAAGAAGACTTTTTTTTCCAGCCTTGAATCCCCTTCCGATATTATCGATAAGTTTATGGATTTTGCCAACCGCGCCCGCCGCGAAGGTATCCTTTCCCTTGAACCGGCTCTTAAATCCATTGACGATGACTTCCTGCGTAAAGGATTGCAGCTCACGGTTGACGGTCTGGAGCCGCAGGTTATTCAGGAAATTCTGGAAACTGAAATTCAGTATCTTGAAAACAGGCATGAAATAGGCGCAGAAATACTCAAAATTTTTGCTGAGTTTGCTCCTGCAATGGGCATGATCGGTACAGTTATCGGTCTGGTGCAGATGCTTCAGACTATGAGTGACCCTAGTACCATCGGGCCTGCTATGGCTGTTGCGCTTTTGACTACACTCTATGGCGCGATTCTGGCAAACCTCGTTTTTACTCCCATGTCCGGTAAGCTGAAAACACGCAGTAAGGAGGAAGTCCTGCTGCGTGAAATGGTAATGGAAGGTATTATTTCTATATCCAAGGGCGAAAACCCTAAAATTATTGAAGAGAAGCTTAACAGCTTTTTACCGCCTAAAATCCGCAGAATTACTGACTAG
- a CDS encoding YggS family pyridoxal phosphate-dependent enzyme encodes MSNREKELTENLAEIKEEVAEAASRAGRKPGEVEVLAVSKLHPASDIEILYNAGHRLFGESYVQEALNKMEELSGLDVDWHFIGGLQSKKAKYVAGKFSAVHSVDSSKLAGLINKKAAALDVVQNILIQVNTAGEEQKSGVSEEQLPALIEEITGFENLKVIGLMALPPFFGDPEGARPYFARLRMLSEGMEKLFGIKLPELSMGMTGDFKVAIEEGSTMVRVGTKIFGRRPGY; translated from the coding sequence ATGAGTAACAGGGAAAAAGAACTTACTGAGAACCTTGCTGAGATTAAGGAAGAAGTGGCTGAAGCAGCTTCAAGGGCCGGACGTAAACCCGGTGAAGTGGAAGTTTTGGCGGTGTCAAAACTTCATCCGGCTTCTGATATTGAGATACTGTACAATGCTGGACACCGCTTATTCGGTGAATCCTATGTGCAGGAAGCTTTAAATAAAATGGAAGAACTGTCCGGTCTTGATGTGGACTGGCACTTTATAGGTGGTCTTCAGTCCAAAAAAGCCAAGTACGTTGCTGGAAAATTCAGCGCAGTGCATAGTGTTGATTCGTCCAAACTGGCTGGACTGATTAATAAAAAGGCTGCTGCTCTTGATGTTGTCCAGAATATACTTATTCAGGTCAATACCGCAGGTGAAGAGCAGAAGAGCGGAGTGAGTGAAGAACAGCTCCCTGCTTTGATCGAAGAGATTACGGGTTTTGAAAACTTGAAGGTTATCGGACTTATGGCACTCCCGCCTTTTTTCGGTGATCCTGAAGGAGCAAGACCCTATTTTGCAAGACTGCGCATGCTTTCCGAAGGCATGGAAAAACTTTTCGGGATTAAGCTTCCGGAGCTGTCTATGGGCATGACCGGAGATTTCAAGGTGGCCATTGAGGAGGGTTCCACAATGGTCAGGGTAGGGACAAAAATTTTCGGACGGAGACCGGGGTACTGA
- the era gene encoding GTPase Era — MSEYKFGWVALIGPPNAGKSTLMNHYLGQKVAIVSPKPQTTRNRISGILSNDDSQVVFLDTPGIHRMRGKMNRFLLDSAWEALGSANAIVILFDAALYAAKPHLMEEELAPIVKPVNNSGRPIFVAVNKVDKVKDKARLLPVMEKAQELWPEADFFPVSALKGEGADVLLEKVIDKLPEGPPMFPEDQVSTVPMRFMASETIREKLFMSLQQELPYSTAVEIEFWNDEQERNLVHIGAIIYTTKKNHKGMIIGKGGQNLKKIGTQSRVELEEMLEQKVMLELWVKVREGWTEDVGFLRSIGLGE, encoded by the coding sequence ATGTCTGAATATAAATTTGGCTGGGTGGCACTTATCGGGCCTCCGAATGCCGGCAAAAGTACCTTGATGAACCACTACCTTGGTCAGAAGGTGGCTATTGTTTCACCTAAACCGCAGACGACCCGTAACCGTATCAGCGGTATTTTGAGCAACGATGATTCGCAGGTTGTATTTCTTGATACTCCCGGCATTCACCGCATGCGTGGTAAGATGAACCGTTTTCTGCTCGATTCAGCGTGGGAAGCTCTGGGCAGTGCCAATGCAATTGTAATTCTTTTTGATGCCGCACTTTATGCTGCCAAGCCCCACCTTATGGAAGAGGAGCTTGCTCCTATTGTTAAGCCTGTAAATAATTCAGGCCGTCCGATTTTTGTGGCAGTAAACAAGGTTGATAAAGTCAAAGATAAAGCAAGGCTGCTTCCGGTTATGGAAAAAGCACAGGAACTCTGGCCTGAGGCTGATTTTTTTCCTGTATCCGCTTTGAAAGGTGAGGGAGCTGATGTGCTGCTTGAAAAGGTGATTGATAAATTGCCCGAAGGACCGCCCATGTTTCCTGAGGATCAGGTTTCTACCGTTCCTATGCGTTTTATGGCTTCTGAAACTATCCGCGAAAAACTGTTCATGAGCCTGCAACAGGAGCTTCCTTATTCAACAGCCGTCGAAATTGAGTTCTGGAATGATGAGCAGGAGAGAAATCTTGTTCACATCGGGGCGATTATCTACACAACTAAGAAGAATCATAAGGGCATGATCATTGGTAAGGGTGGACAAAATCTGAAAAAGATCGGAACTCAGTCCCGTGTCGAACTTGAAGAGATGCTGGAGCAGAAAGTTATGCTGGAACTCTGGGTCAAAGTTCGTGAAGGCTGGACCGAAGATGTAGGTTTTCTGCGCTCCATCGGGCTTGGCGAATAG